In a genomic window of Zingiber officinale cultivar Zhangliang chromosome 9B, Zo_v1.1, whole genome shotgun sequence:
- the LOC122022513 gene encoding probable methyltransferase PMT2, which translates to MAIRSNSGDGRTRSSVSIVFIVGLCCFFYVLGAWQRSGFGKGDSIALQITEQTKCASSANLNFETHHGGSLTDFDNNEAKSFEPCDDSYTDYTPCQDQRRAMTFPRESMIYRERHCPPDEDKLYCLIPAPKGYVTPFPWPKSRDYVPFANVPYKSLTVEKAVQNWVQYEGSVFRFPGGGTQFPQGADTYIDQLASVIPINNGTVRTALDTGCGVASWGAYLLKRNVLAMSFAPRDSHEAQVQFALERGVPAVIGVLGSIKLPYPSRAFDMAHCSRCLIPWGANDGLYMMEVDRVLRPGGYWVLSGPPINWNNNYVAWDRTKEDLEEEQRKIEDTAELLCWEKVAERAEFAVWRKRINAESCPGRQPEIQTNMCKTNSDDVWYKMMETCITPYPEVSDSEEFAGGELKPFPERLTAIPPRIASGSLAGFSINSYQEDNRKWQKHVNAYKKINKLLDSGRYRNVMDMNAGLGSFAASIDSPKLWVMNVVPTIADILTLGVIYERGLIGMYHDWCEAFSTYPRTYDLIHANGVFSLYHEKCKMEDILLEMDRILRPEGAVIFRDHVDVLIKVKKMVGGMRWSTQLVNHEDGPFVPEKILVAVKQYWVGGNKGNTEE; encoded by the exons ATGGCCATAAGGTCAAATTCAGGTGATGGAAGGACCAGGAGCTCAGTGTCCATTGTTTTCATAGTGGGTCTCTGCTGTTTTTTCTATGTTTTGGGTGCATGGCAGAGAAGCGGTTTTGGGAAGGGTGACAGTATCGCGCTACAGATTACTGAGCAGACAAAGTGCGCTAGCTCAGCCAATCTAAATTTTGAAACTCACCATGGAGGCAGCTTGACTGATTTTGACAATAATGAAGCTAAATCATTCGAGCCATGTGATGACAGTTATACTGATTACACACCATGCCAGGATCAGAGGCGAGCGATGACCTTTCCAAGAGAGAGCATGATCTACCGAGAGAGGCATTGCCCGCCTGATGAGGATAAGCTATATTGTCTTATTCCAGCACCAAAGGGTTATGTGACACCTTTCCCATGGCCTAAGAGTCGCGACTATGTTCCCTTTGCTAATGTACCTTACAAGAGCTTGACAGTTGAGAAAGCTGTTCAGAACTGGGTTCAGTATGAGGGCAGTGTGTTCAGGTTTCCTGGTGGAGGGACACAGTTCCCTCAAGGTGCAGATACATATATCGATCAACTTGCATCTGTTATTCCAATTAATAATGGAACTGTTAGAACTGCGTTGGATACTGGTTGTGGG GTTGCTAGTTGGGGTGCATATTTGTTGAAAAGAAATGTGTTAGCCATGTCATTTGCACCAAGGGACTCTCATGAGGCACAGGTACAGTTTGCCCTAGAACGAGGTGTTCCTGCTGTCATTGGTGTACTGGGATCAATTAAGCTTCCATATCCATCAAGAGCCTTTGATATGGCTCACTGTTCAAGGTGTTTGATTCCATGGGGTGCAAATG ATGGACTTTATATGATGGAAGTGGATAGGGTTCTCAGGCCTGGTGGTTATTGGGTCCTTTCAGGGCCTCCAATTAACTGGAACAATAACTATGTAGCATGGGATCGGACCAAAGAGGATCTTGAGGAGGAACAAAGGAAGATTGAGGACACTGCTGAACTTCTTTGTTGGGAAAAGGTCGCCGAGAGAGCTGAATTTGCTGTTTGGAGGAAGAGAATAAATGCCGAATCCTGCCCTGGAAGGCAACCTGAAATTCAAACAAATATGTGCAAAACAAACTCTGATGATGTTTG GTACAAGATGATGGAAACATGCATAACCCCCTATCCTGAGGTTAGTGATTCTGAAGAGTTTGCTGGTGGGGAATTGAAGCCCTTTCCTGAAAGGTTAACTGCTATTCCACCTAGAATAGCTTCTGGCTCTCTAGCTGGATTCTCAATCAATTCATATCAAGAAGACAACAGAAAGTGGCAAAAGCATGTTAATGCTTATAAGAAAATCAACAAGTTGCTTGACAGTGGAAGGTATCGGAATGTTATGGATATGAATGCAGGTTTGGGTAGCTTTGCAGCTTCAATAGACTCTCCAAAGCTATGGGTGATGAATGTTGTTCCCACGATTGCGGATATATTGACATTAGGTGTTATCTATGAGCGAGGTTTAATTGGCATGTACCATGACTG GTGTGAAGCTTTTTCGACTTATCCAAGGACATATGATCTTATCCATGCCAATGGTGTTTTCAGCTTATACCATGAGAA GTGCAAAATGGAAGATATTCTTCTGGAGATGGACAGAATCTTGAGGCCTGAAGGTGCCGTCATATTCCGTGATCATGTTGACGTCCTGATAAAGGTGAAAAAGATGGTCGGTGGCATGAGATGGAGCACTCAGCTGGTCAACCATGAAGATGGTCCTTTCGTTCCTGAGAAGATCTTGGTTGCTGTAAAGCAGTATTgggttggaggaaacaaaggcaACACAGAAGAATGA
- the LOC122023127 gene encoding protein DMP8-like, which produces MESTVESYSYPGSPRSSSSPPQAGGESGRKRRAVAKGMQKTFSKTSMLVNFLPTGTLLTFELLLPSASGDGSCSLVSTRMIQLLLGLCALSCFFFHFTDSFRGPDGKVYYGFVTPRGLAVFKSGLGVEVPKEERYRMGFVDLVHALMAVMVFASIALSDHRVTNCLLPQQAKEMDEVMETFPLMVGVVCSTLFLVFPNTRYGIGCMTT; this is translated from the coding sequence ATGGAGAGTACCGTGGAATCCTATTCCTACCCCGGTTCCCCTCGCTCCTCCTCGTCGCCACCGCAGGCCGGAGGCGAAAGCGGCAGGAAGAGGAGGGCGGTGGCGAAGGGCATGCAGAAGACCTTCTCCAAGACCTCGATGCTGGTCAATTTCCTCCCCACCGGCACCCTCCTCACCTTCGAGCTCCTCCTCCCCTCGGCCTCCGGCGACGGATCGTGCTCCCTGGTGAGCACGCGCATGATCCAACTCCTTCTCGGCCTCTGCGCGCTCTCATGCTTCTTCTTCCACTTCACCGACAGCTTCCGCGGCCCCGACGGGAAAGTCTACTACGGCTTCGTCACGCCGCGCGGCCTCGCCGTGTTCAAGTCCGGCCTCGGGGTGGAGGTGCCCAAGGAGGAACGGTACCGGATGGGGTTCGTCGACCTGGTGCACGCGCTGATGGCGGTGATGGTGTTCGCGTCCATCGCGCTGTCGGACCACCGAGTCACCAACTGCCTCCTCCCGCAGCAAGCTAAGGAGATGGACGAGGTCATGGAGACCTTCCCGTTGATGGTCGGCGTAGTCTGCAGCACCCTCTTCCTCGTCTTCCCCAACACGCGCTACGGCATCGGGTGCATGACCACTTGA